The Lutra lutra chromosome 10, mLutLut1.2, whole genome shotgun sequence genome contains a region encoding:
- the CDC42EP2 gene encoding cdc42 effector protein 2: MSTKVPIYLKRGSRKGKKEKLRDLLSSDMISPPLGDFRHTIHIGSGGGSDMFGDISFLQGKFHLLPGTAVEGPEEDGAFDLPFQFTRTTTLCGRELPEGPSPLLKNAISLPVIGGPQALTLPTSQAPPKPPRLHLETPQPSPQPSPQEAGNVDIWRIPEADSAHNGLTPESGAEEPFLSHASSLLSLHVDLGPSILDDVLQIMDQDLGHMQIPT; this comes from the coding sequence ATGTCCACCAAGGTGCCCATCTACCTGAAGCGTGGCAGCCGCAAGGGCaagaaggagaagctgagggaCCTGCTGTCGTCGGACATGATCAGCCCGCCGCTGGGGGACTTCCGCCACACCATCCATATTGGCAGCGGCGGGGGCAGCGACATGTTTGGCGACATCTCCTTCCTGCAGGGCAAGTTCCACCTCCTGCCAGGGACCGCAGTCGAGGGACCTGAGGAGGATGGCGCCTTTGACCTCCCCTTCCAGTTCACCCGCACCACCACGCTGTGCGGGCGGGAGCTCCCCGAAGGGCCATCCCCTCTGCTCAAGAACGCCATCTCCCTCCCTGTCATCGGTGGGCCCCAGGCCCTCACCTTGCCCACAAGCCAGGCCCCACCCAAACCCCCTCGCCTGCACCTGGAGACCCCGCAGCCTTCCCCACAGCCTTCCCCGCAGGAGGCAGGCAATGTGGACATCTGGAGAATTCCAGAGGCTGACTCTGCCCACAATGGGCTGACCCCTGAGTCAGGGGCCGAGGAGCCCTTCCTGTCCCAtgccagctccctgctctccctgcacGTGGACCTGGGGCCTTCCATCCTGGATGACGTCCTCCAGATCATGGACCAGGACCTGGGCCACATGCAGATCCCCACGTAG